In Idiomarina sp. PL1-037, a single genomic region encodes these proteins:
- the argE gene encoding acetylornithine deacetylase, which produces MSIPALPSFFSMYQQLIAQPSISSIDPKWDHSNQKVVNLLAEWLEVLGFECEINELQSQPGKFNLLARRGAGSGGLLLSGHTDTVPYDASRWNFDPFKLTEQDNRWYGLGSIDMKGFFAFVIQALSELDATQQSKPVMILATADEETTMNGAREVSRFANLKPDYCVIGEPTDMRPVYAHKGHMSEVIRITGRSGHSSDPALGINAIELMHEVISALMKLKEDFKHKYSDSNFTVPQPTMNFGHIHGGDNANRICGCCELHLDIRPLPGLSVDELYAHLHQATETIQARYPGSIELISLHHPIPAFQQNTDSALVQLAEKISKTQAQAVNYCTEAPFLQALGCETLVMGPGSIRQAHQPDEYLLAETIKPTRKKLKNLLKSYCFSG; this is translated from the coding sequence ATGAGCATCCCTGCCTTACCATCATTCTTCTCAATGTATCAGCAACTCATTGCACAGCCTTCCATCAGCTCTATTGACCCTAAGTGGGATCACAGCAACCAGAAGGTTGTGAACTTACTGGCTGAATGGTTGGAAGTATTAGGCTTTGAGTGCGAAATCAATGAGCTGCAAAGTCAGCCGGGAAAGTTCAATTTACTGGCGCGTCGAGGGGCAGGAAGTGGCGGGTTGCTGCTGTCCGGACATACTGACACCGTGCCTTACGATGCCAGCCGCTGGAACTTTGACCCTTTTAAACTCACCGAGCAGGACAACCGCTGGTACGGCCTTGGCAGCATTGATATGAAAGGATTTTTTGCTTTTGTTATTCAGGCTCTGAGTGAGCTGGACGCAACGCAGCAAAGCAAACCCGTGATGATACTGGCCACCGCTGACGAAGAAACCACTATGAACGGCGCCCGTGAAGTGAGTCGCTTTGCCAACCTCAAACCCGACTACTGCGTAATAGGCGAACCCACAGATATGCGCCCGGTATACGCACACAAAGGCCACATGAGCGAAGTTATTCGCATTACCGGACGCTCCGGCCACAGTTCAGATCCGGCACTGGGTATTAACGCCATAGAACTGATGCACGAAGTCATTTCAGCACTCATGAAACTAAAAGAAGATTTTAAGCATAAATATTCAGATTCAAACTTTACGGTACCACAACCGACCATGAACTTTGGCCACATTCATGGCGGCGACAACGCCAACCGCATTTGTGGCTGCTGTGAGCTACACCTGGACATTCGCCCGCTACCGGGCTTGTCTGTTGATGAGCTATACGCCCACCTGCACCAGGCAACGGAGACTATTCAGGCCCGTTACCCAGGGTCAATTGAGCTCATTTCACTGCACCACCCAATACCCGCCTTTCAGCAAAATACCGACTCCGCATTAGTGCAATTAGCAGAGAAAATTTCGAAAACTCAGGCACAGGCGGTTAACTACTGCACTGAAGCGCCTTTTCTTCAAGCCTTGGGCTGTGAAACCCTGGTCATGGGGCCTGGCTCAATACGTCAGGCACATCAGCCCGACGAGTATCTGTTAGCTGAAACCATAAAACCCACTCGGAAAAAACTAAAAAACTTACTAAAAAGTTATTGTTTTTCGG
- the argC gene encoding N-acetyl-gamma-glutamyl-phosphate reductase gives MQYIAAQSQSVAIIGASGYVGVELTRLVQQHPALSLLGCYVSEHSSDAGSLLSDLHPQHAHLVKLSLQGLSRHEKELIKSSADTVFLCTDHGVSVELAPEFLAAGLKVIDLSGGFRLNRVEDYPAFYGFEHEQNQWLQQAIYGLTECYPDEIAAAQLVAVPGCYPTAALMALLPVKQAGLLSDNKIIINAVSGVTGAGRKASLTSHGAELSLQAYGLFEHRHTLEIAQQLQHDVLFTPHLAQFPRGILATLYAELNDDVSDADLDKAYQCYEGQPLVRFEKQGRPAIKNVVQQPFVDIGWHRQGNQLIALSAIDNLLKGAASQAIQCINLQLDLPVEEGLL, from the coding sequence ATGCAGTATATAGCAGCGCAGTCTCAGTCAGTCGCAATAATCGGAGCCAGCGGTTACGTCGGCGTCGAACTAACCCGTTTGGTGCAACAACATCCGGCGCTTAGTCTTTTGGGTTGTTATGTCTCTGAGCATAGCAGTGATGCAGGCTCGTTGTTGAGTGATTTACACCCCCAACATGCACATTTAGTGAAACTTTCGTTACAGGGCTTATCCCGTCATGAAAAAGAGCTCATTAAGAGCTCAGCTGACACTGTGTTCTTGTGTACTGATCATGGTGTGAGTGTGGAGCTGGCGCCTGAGTTTCTGGCTGCCGGTTTGAAAGTCATAGACCTGTCCGGTGGCTTTCGCTTAAACAGGGTTGAAGATTACCCGGCATTTTATGGCTTTGAGCACGAGCAGAATCAGTGGCTACAACAAGCGATTTATGGGCTGACGGAGTGCTACCCGGATGAGATAGCCGCAGCGCAGTTAGTCGCGGTGCCCGGTTGTTACCCAACAGCCGCCCTAATGGCATTGCTTCCGGTCAAACAGGCTGGCTTACTCAGTGACAACAAAATTATTATTAATGCGGTATCCGGTGTTACTGGTGCTGGTCGCAAAGCCTCGCTGACGAGTCATGGTGCGGAACTCTCTTTGCAAGCGTATGGGTTATTTGAGCATCGCCATACTCTGGAAATTGCTCAACAGTTACAGCACGACGTTTTATTCACTCCGCATTTAGCGCAGTTTCCGCGCGGTATTCTGGCAACTTTATACGCTGAACTTAACGATGATGTTAGCGACGCTGATCTAGATAAAGCTTACCAATGCTATGAAGGGCAGCCTCTGGTGCGTTTTGAAAAGCAGGGGCGACCGGCCATTAAGAATGTGGTGCAACAACCTTTCGTCGACATTGGCTGGCATCGTCAGGGCAATCAGTTAATTGCGTTGTCAGCTATTGATAACTTATTAAAAGGTGCAGCCAGTCAGGCCATTCAATGCATAAACCTGCAACTGGACTTACCGGTAGAAGAGGGTTTGTTATGA
- the argB gene encoding acetylglutamate kinase, whose product MRVIKLGGNILEQPEEMKALFESLVDTQNKTVIVHGGGALAQQWLSTAGLKSEKHEGLRVSPEQHMPYIVGALAGCANKQLMSQAIATGIRPIGLTLHEAGISCRRQSAALGQVGTCELFESGLITNLLKCGYLPLISSIGFGKKGDWFNVNADDAAVAVAANYDADLLLLTDVEGVLDSEGRLIEQLNTRSIDELTRAGVIQDGMLVKVRGALEAARHLRRSVRIGSWNLMNKPHSGTRISE is encoded by the coding sequence ATGAGGGTGATTAAGCTCGGCGGCAACATACTTGAGCAACCCGAAGAAATGAAAGCGTTGTTTGAGTCTCTGGTCGATACACAAAATAAAACGGTCATTGTGCACGGCGGCGGGGCTTTGGCTCAGCAATGGCTGTCTACCGCAGGCTTAAAAAGCGAAAAGCATGAAGGGCTCAGAGTCAGTCCTGAACAACACATGCCATACATAGTGGGTGCTTTGGCGGGTTGTGCGAATAAACAGCTGATGTCTCAGGCAATAGCTACCGGTATAAGGCCCATTGGTTTAACCCTGCATGAGGCGGGTATTTCTTGTCGTCGCCAGTCTGCCGCGCTGGGGCAGGTAGGTACGTGCGAGCTGTTTGAGTCAGGGTTAATTACTAACCTGCTCAAATGCGGTTATCTGCCATTAATAAGCTCGATTGGCTTCGGCAAAAAAGGTGACTGGTTTAACGTTAACGCCGATGACGCCGCCGTAGCCGTTGCTGCAAACTACGACGCCGATTTATTGCTTTTGACCGACGTTGAAGGCGTGCTCGACAGCGAGGGCAGACTGATAGAGCAGCTGAACACCCGCAGCATTGATGAGCTGACAAGGGCGGGTGTGATTCAGGACGGTATGCTGGTTAAGGTTCGTGGCGCGCTGGAAGCCGCCAGACACTTGCGACGATCTGTGCGAATAGGCAGTTGGAACTTAATGAATAAACCCCATTCAGGTACACGGATTAGTGAGTAA
- a CDS encoding ornithine carbamoyltransferase yields the protein MMKHCLSGLELTPANTLQLLALAQEQKAHPEKYRQTLAGRSVVTLFEKPSLRTRLSFDIGLQKLGGHAVYLNEQGQGMGVRESVADYARNLSCWADAIVARVMSHHTLQELAQHASVPVVNSLCDRFHPCQALADFLTLQEHYGKVEGLKLVYLGDGNNVSHSLMLTAAALGASCTIICPPGHEPDVDLVSKAKKQAEESGADIVVTHDIAAVAGADALYTDTWVSMGDDKPLSEVRDTFQPYQINSQLVEHSGATSVLHCQPAHRGYEITSDVMDGPLSRCFLQAENRLYAQNTLLTLLLNPKAAVLPESMEKAS from the coding sequence ATGATGAAACATTGTTTATCCGGGCTGGAGTTAACTCCGGCTAACACTTTGCAATTATTGGCTTTAGCGCAAGAGCAAAAAGCACACCCCGAAAAATACCGCCAAACGCTTGCAGGCCGCAGCGTTGTTACTCTGTTTGAAAAACCGAGTCTGCGTACGCGCCTGTCTTTTGATATTGGTCTGCAAAAACTGGGTGGTCATGCGGTTTATTTGAATGAGCAAGGACAGGGTATGGGCGTGCGCGAGAGTGTTGCTGATTATGCCCGCAATTTATCCTGCTGGGCCGATGCTATTGTTGCACGGGTTATGTCGCACCATACATTGCAAGAGCTGGCTCAGCACGCCTCTGTGCCGGTCGTTAACAGTTTGTGTGACCGGTTTCACCCCTGTCAGGCATTGGCCGATTTTTTAACGCTGCAGGAGCACTACGGCAAGGTGGAGGGTCTGAAGTTGGTGTATCTGGGCGATGGCAACAATGTTTCGCACTCGCTGATGCTGACTGCCGCCGCACTGGGTGCAAGCTGCACTATTATTTGCCCGCCCGGGCATGAACCCGACGTTGATCTTGTCAGCAAAGCTAAAAAACAAGCTGAAGAAAGTGGTGCCGACATTGTGGTTACCCACGATATTGCCGCTGTGGCAGGGGCTGATGCGCTCTATACCGACACCTGGGTGTCGATGGGCGATGATAAACCGCTGAGCGAAGTTCGCGACACTTTCCAGCCCTATCAAATCAATTCGCAGCTGGTTGAGCACAGCGGTGCCACTTCGGTGTTGCACTGCCAGCCGGCACACCGGGGTTACGAAATTACCTCCGATGTCATGGACGGCCCGCTGTCGCGCTGTTTTCTGCAGGCTGAGAACCGTCTGTATGCGCAAAATACTTTATTAACTTTATTATTGAATCCAAAGGCAGCCGTACTGCCAGAATCTATGGAGAAAGCCTCATGA
- a CDS encoding argininosuccinate synthase: MSNVKKVVLAYSGGLDTSAIVPWLKENYGCEVVAFVADVGQGAEELERVEEKAKASGASECHVVDLKDEFVKNYVYPTLKTGAIYEGTYLLGTAMARPIIAKAQVEVARKVGADALSHGCTGKGNDQVRFESCYAALAPDLQVIAPWREWELSSRESLLDYLAERNIPCSASATKIYSRDANAWHISHEGGELEDPWCEPTEKVWTMTVSPERAPDKSEYLSVTVENGEIVAVNNQTLSPFECLNVLNDAAAKHGVGRVDIVENRLVGMKSRGCYETPGGTVMMAALQAIDELVLDKVSRSWKAQLSEQFAQLLYDGRWFTPLQESVMAAAQSLCATASGEVVLKLYKGSVTAVQKRSPHSLYSEDFATFGADEVYNQAHAEGFIRLFSLPSRIAALQKQQKG; this comes from the coding sequence ATGAGCAACGTAAAAAAAGTGGTATTGGCCTATTCTGGTGGCCTGGATACATCGGCTATTGTGCCCTGGTTAAAAGAAAACTACGGCTGCGAAGTGGTGGCCTTTGTGGCTGACGTTGGGCAGGGAGCAGAAGAGCTTGAGCGCGTTGAAGAGAAAGCCAAAGCTTCGGGTGCTTCTGAATGCCATGTGGTGGACTTAAAAGACGAATTCGTTAAAAACTATGTGTATCCGACCCTGAAAACTGGGGCGATTTACGAAGGCACTTACTTACTCGGCACCGCTATGGCGCGGCCGATAATTGCCAAAGCCCAGGTTGAAGTAGCGCGTAAAGTCGGCGCTGACGCACTGTCTCACGGTTGTACTGGTAAAGGTAACGATCAGGTGCGGTTTGAGTCGTGCTATGCGGCCTTAGCTCCAGACTTGCAGGTGATTGCGCCCTGGCGCGAGTGGGAATTAAGCAGCCGTGAATCTTTGCTGGATTATCTGGCGGAACGCAATATTCCCTGTTCAGCGTCGGCGACCAAAATTTACAGCCGCGACGCCAATGCCTGGCATATTTCCCACGAGGGTGGCGAACTTGAAGACCCCTGGTGTGAGCCAACCGAAAAGGTCTGGACTATGACAGTATCGCCGGAGCGGGCGCCGGACAAATCCGAGTACCTTTCTGTGACGGTGGAAAACGGCGAAATTGTGGCGGTGAATAACCAGACGCTGTCGCCTTTTGAATGTTTGAATGTTTTAAATGACGCTGCTGCTAAGCACGGTGTTGGCCGCGTGGATATTGTGGAGAACCGTCTGGTGGGAATGAAAAGCCGCGGTTGTTATGAAACGCCGGGCGGTACTGTGATGATGGCGGCGTTGCAGGCCATTGATGAACTGGTGCTGGACAAAGTCAGTCGCAGCTGGAAAGCGCAATTGAGCGAACAGTTCGCACAGTTGCTGTACGACGGACGCTGGTTTACCCCGTTGCAAGAGTCGGTGATGGCTGCGGCTCAGTCGTTATGCGCGACTGCTAGTGGCGAGGTGGTTCTGAAGCTTTATAAAGGCTCGGTAACCGCGGTACAGAAACGTTCGCCGCACAGCTTGTACAGTGAAGATTTTGCCACTTTTGGTGCGGACGAAGTGTATAACCAGGCGCATGCTGAAGGCTTTATCCGGCTGTTCTCTCTTCCGAGCCGGATTGCGGCGCTACAAAAACAGCAAAAGGGATAG
- the argH gene encoding argininosuccinate lyase, translating into MALWGGRFAAGPDAAFQQFNDSLPFDYVLAEQDITGSKAWANALQKVGVLSTGECEQLQQALDELLGEVRSDPAAVAVGGDEDIHSFVEAALIGKVGDLAKKLHTGRSRNDQVATDLRLWCRQQSEVLQQALKQTQQALLGLAEREQGTVIPGYTHLQRAQPVLLAHWCLAYVEMLQRDSERLEDAVTRLNKSPLGCGALAGTAYPVDREAIASELGFSQATRNSLDSVSDRDFVVELLSTASLSMLHLSRLTEDLIFYNSGEAGFIELADNVTSGSSLMPQKKNPDALELVRGKSGRVVGSLTGLMMTLKSLPLAYNKDMQEDKEGLFDAFTTWQASLAMVTSSLQGLIVNHEVCRKAAQGGYANATELADYLVAKGVPFRLAHHNVGELVQQAIQAQKPLEDMPLEAFQAIVPVIEQDVYEWLTLDALLEKRCALGGTSPQRVNEALKSAQQQQKIRIRDANLGDIGEILELVQHWAGAGENLPRAKDDIVHSINEFAVTEVDGRVMGCASLYIYTTGLAEIRSLGVHPHTEVRGQGRMLVSYLLKKARLLQLNRVIVLTRVPDFFEQQGFSHCSKDSLPEKVMKDCELCPRLANCDELAMDFHLQPPDERLIFSTAL; encoded by the coding sequence ATGGCGTTATGGGGCGGACGTTTTGCGGCAGGACCCGATGCCGCGTTTCAGCAGTTTAATGACTCGTTACCCTTTGACTATGTGCTGGCAGAGCAGGATATTACCGGCTCTAAAGCCTGGGCCAACGCGCTGCAAAAAGTTGGAGTACTGAGTACTGGTGAATGTGAGCAATTACAACAGGCACTGGATGAACTGTTAGGTGAAGTGCGTTCTGATCCTGCGGCGGTTGCTGTCGGCGGTGATGAAGACATTCATTCTTTTGTTGAGGCGGCGCTGATAGGCAAGGTGGGCGACTTAGCCAAAAAACTGCATACCGGACGTAGCCGTAACGATCAGGTCGCGACCGACTTGCGGTTATGGTGCCGTCAGCAGTCAGAGGTTTTGCAACAGGCGTTGAAGCAAACCCAGCAGGCATTGTTGGGGCTGGCTGAGCGTGAGCAGGGTACGGTTATACCCGGCTATACCCACTTGCAACGAGCGCAGCCGGTATTGCTGGCGCATTGGTGTTTAGCTTATGTAGAAATGCTGCAGCGCGACAGCGAGCGTTTAGAGGATGCGGTAACGCGCCTGAATAAAAGTCCGCTTGGCTGTGGGGCTTTGGCGGGAACGGCGTATCCGGTTGACCGTGAAGCCATTGCCAGCGAGCTGGGTTTTAGCCAGGCGACTCGCAACAGTTTAGATTCGGTTTCCGATCGTGATTTTGTGGTGGAGTTATTAAGCACCGCATCACTGTCGATGCTGCATTTGTCGCGCTTAACGGAAGATCTCATCTTTTATAATTCCGGCGAGGCGGGCTTTATTGAGCTGGCGGATAATGTGACTTCGGGCTCTTCGCTCATGCCGCAGAAGAAAAACCCTGATGCACTGGAACTGGTGCGTGGCAAGAGCGGCCGCGTGGTGGGCTCGTTGACTGGGTTGATGATGACCTTAAAGTCTCTGCCGCTAGCTTATAATAAAGACATGCAGGAAGACAAAGAAGGTTTATTTGACGCCTTTACCACCTGGCAGGCTTCGCTGGCGATGGTCACATCCAGTCTGCAGGGGCTAATCGTGAACCATGAGGTTTGCCGCAAAGCTGCGCAGGGCGGTTACGCTAACGCCACCGAGCTGGCCGATTATCTGGTCGCTAAAGGCGTACCTTTTAGGCTGGCACATCATAACGTCGGAGAGCTGGTTCAGCAGGCCATTCAGGCTCAAAAACCGCTGGAAGACATGCCGCTGGAGGCGTTTCAGGCAATCGTTCCGGTTATTGAGCAGGATGTTTATGAGTGGCTGACGCTGGATGCTTTACTGGAAAAACGCTGTGCACTGGGTGGTACGTCACCGCAGCGCGTAAACGAAGCATTAAAAAGCGCTCAACAACAGCAGAAAATTCGTATTCGGGACGCCAACCTGGGTGATATTGGCGAGATTCTGGAGTTGGTTCAGCACTGGGCCGGAGCCGGAGAGAACTTACCGCGCGCCAAGGACGACATTGTACACTCGATTAACGAGTTTGCCGTTACTGAAGTGGACGGTAGAGTTATGGGTTGTGCATCGCTTTATATCTATACCACTGGCCTTGCTGAAATTCGTTCGCTGGGCGTTCACCCGCATACGGAAGTTCGCGGGCAGGGCCGCATGCTGGTGTCTTATTTATTAAAAAAAGCGCGGTTACTGCAACTCAATCGGGTCATTGTGCTGACTCGGGTGCCGGACTTTTTTGAGCAGCAAGGTTTTAGTCATTGTTCTAAAGACAGTTTGCCGGAAAAGGTGATGAAGGACTGTGAATTGTGCCCAAGGCTGGCCAACTGCGATGAGCTGGCCATGGACTTTCACCTTCAACCACCGGACGAGAGGCTGATATTTAGTACAGCGTTGTGA
- a CDS encoding MBL fold metallo-hydrolase: protein MRKLLISGLLAAFALPAVADRFQDVTIEHNEVADNIYMLTGAGGNMLMSSGDDGVFLVDDQYTQVAEKIAAKIKELSGEEVRYILNTHFHGDHVGSNMWFANNQNSTIYAHDHVRERLGQDSDFNAAGLPAITFDSTLTFHLNNDTIRVFYLPAGHTDGDSAVWFEDANVLHPGDLFFNERFPFIDLKSGGDVDGYIDNVEELLSRINDETVIIPGHGPLASKENYRGFLTMLKETKAEVDTMKQQGMTLDEAKTKGLSDKWDDWSWSFINEERWITTLY from the coding sequence ATGCGTAAACTTTTAATCAGCGGATTACTGGCAGCTTTTGCTTTACCCGCTGTGGCTGACCGTTTCCAAGATGTAACCATAGAACACAACGAAGTCGCCGATAATATTTATATGCTGACAGGCGCTGGCGGAAACATGCTGATGTCATCAGGCGATGACGGCGTATTTCTGGTTGATGATCAATACACTCAGGTAGCAGAAAAAATTGCCGCCAAAATTAAAGAGCTTAGCGGCGAAGAGGTTCGTTACATTTTGAATACTCACTTTCACGGTGACCATGTCGGCTCAAATATGTGGTTTGCCAATAATCAGAACTCAACTATTTATGCTCATGACCATGTGCGAGAACGCTTGGGTCAGGATAGCGACTTCAACGCAGCAGGCCTTCCAGCCATTACCTTTGATTCAACCCTTACCTTCCACTTAAACAATGACACTATCCGTGTGTTTTATTTGCCTGCAGGCCATACCGATGGTGACAGCGCCGTTTGGTTTGAAGACGCTAATGTGCTGCACCCGGGTGACTTATTCTTTAATGAACGCTTTCCTTTTATTGACCTGAAGAGCGGTGGTGACGTTGACGGCTACATTGACAACGTTGAAGAATTATTAAGTCGCATTAATGACGAAACGGTGATCATTCCCGGTCATGGTCCTTTAGCCAGTAAAGAAAACTATCGTGGCTTTCTGACTATGTTAAAAGAAACAAAAGCGGAAGTTGATACTATGAAGCAGCAGGGAATGACCCTTGATGAAGCAAAAACCAAGGGCCTTAGCGATAAATGGGACGACTGGAGCTGGTCTTTTATTAACGAAGAGCGCTGGATCACAACGCTGTACTAA
- a CDS encoding TonB-dependent receptor plug domain-containing protein, producing MKNQYKLKPVALAVGLGLFAVAPGALAQQADEAEIERESTIEEVVTTGSRLQGSAAAVVEERKNQAFVADILGAEQLSRSGDSDAASALRRVTGLTLVDGKFIYVRGLGERYSSARINGASIPSPDLTRNVVPLDIIPSTIIESMAVQKVFSPSMPAAFGGGNIDIRTRSLPDDFVFSVEAGIGMNSNADEGYTYNRDDSGIPAGIQEAIGRYQGDFSLRNIINTDGLTGSGNSAGNQARAINASLAKQLPRDMVLKKESLDPNMDLKATLGNSFDESFFGGTIGVLAAASYDNNWDYSERQNAVISNNATADCSTSLETVEDISKSCYNTFSETSVTTETERLNGFFTAGYELDTHSVSYTKIYLEDSEDESEFGIKQSPNGSNLKTIVGTGLANREHEFKYEERVLDVDQFRGQHTFMDYWGIGFDWQYTESKAETDIPTEVSYRFDDRYDADGNFAETRVTGDDNRAVFQFVDMEDNVKSYGGNFSLPVMLSGIELELKAGYDFVDKARYYNTSSFSLDNGSGSGFSVLDDLDGELGLTGYLTDDVIDENNFRLTFREPSAPNADDYLAAQKIDAYYGEFDAIFDNTWRVSGGVRYEDFKQVSLATSSLIFSEQDLNNYFNPERVVNSTIAEDDLYTALSLTYIASDNYQLRFGFGETVVRPDLRETVPVAYYDPVTDIRTFGTAGLESSDLRNYDARFEYYADNGDNYTVAAFYKDIENPIESILQVGDEDYTLSYVNGESAEVYGVEFEWLHDLGYLANGFFTSGNLTWSDSEASIDPALAGNLTNRTKRMTGHSEYVANFQLNYDSANGEHATSLVYNVFGERIIAAGIGGREDAFEQPFHSLDLVYNYYPSFNSKIGFKVKNILGEDQEVTQSDILVRSKEVGTEISLSYSYEF from the coding sequence ATGAAAAATCAATACAAACTCAAACCTGTTGCCTTGGCGGTTGGATTAGGGTTATTTGCCGTTGCTCCGGGAGCTTTGGCTCAGCAAGCCGACGAAGCTGAAATTGAGCGCGAATCGACGATTGAAGAAGTTGTAACCACCGGCAGTCGTTTGCAAGGTAGCGCAGCTGCTGTTGTTGAAGAGCGTAAGAATCAGGCTTTTGTGGCTGATATTTTGGGGGCCGAGCAGTTATCCCGTTCTGGCGACAGCGATGCGGCCTCGGCCTTGCGTCGTGTAACCGGTTTAACACTGGTTGATGGTAAATTTATTTATGTTCGTGGCCTTGGTGAGCGTTATTCAAGCGCCCGCATCAATGGTGCCAGCATACCCAGCCCGGATTTAACCCGTAATGTGGTTCCGCTGGACATTATTCCTTCAACCATTATTGAGAGTATGGCGGTACAAAAGGTGTTTTCGCCTTCAATGCCTGCGGCTTTTGGTGGTGGTAATATTGATATCCGTACGCGCTCTTTACCTGATGATTTTGTCTTTAGTGTTGAAGCGGGCATTGGCATGAATAGCAATGCGGATGAGGGTTATACCTATAACCGCGACGACAGCGGTATCCCCGCAGGCATTCAGGAAGCCATTGGTCGTTATCAAGGCGACTTTAGCTTGCGTAACATTATTAATACCGATGGTCTGACAGGCTCTGGAAACAGTGCGGGGAATCAGGCTCGTGCAATTAATGCCTCGCTGGCTAAGCAATTACCACGTGATATGGTGCTGAAGAAAGAATCGTTAGATCCGAACATGGATTTAAAAGCGACTTTAGGTAACAGCTTTGACGAGTCATTTTTTGGTGGAACCATAGGCGTATTAGCTGCTGCCTCTTATGACAACAACTGGGACTATTCTGAACGCCAGAATGCGGTTATCAGTAACAACGCCACAGCCGATTGTTCAACGTCTCTGGAAACGGTAGAGGACATCTCTAAGTCTTGTTACAACACCTTTTCAGAAACCTCAGTAACGACAGAAACAGAGCGGCTGAATGGCTTTTTCACTGCAGGCTATGAACTGGATACGCACAGTGTCAGTTATACCAAAATTTATCTTGAAGATTCAGAAGACGAATCGGAATTTGGTATCAAGCAAAGTCCGAACGGCAGTAACCTGAAAACGATTGTCGGAACGGGTCTTGCGAACCGTGAACATGAGTTTAAGTATGAAGAGCGTGTACTGGATGTGGATCAGTTCCGCGGACAACATACCTTCATGGATTACTGGGGAATTGGTTTTGACTGGCAATATACGGAGTCAAAAGCTGAAACGGATATCCCTACGGAAGTTTCTTACCGCTTTGATGATCGATATGACGCCGATGGTAACTTTGCAGAAACTCGCGTAACCGGTGACGATAACCGTGCTGTTTTCCAGTTTGTCGATATGGAAGATAACGTCAAGTCCTACGGCGGTAACTTCTCATTGCCAGTTATGTTGTCAGGCATAGAGCTTGAGTTAAAAGCCGGCTATGACTTTGTTGATAAAGCACGCTACTACAATACCAGTAGCTTCAGTCTTGATAACGGATCCGGTTCGGGTTTTTCTGTTCTTGATGATTTAGACGGCGAACTGGGGTTAACGGGTTACTTGACGGACGATGTTATCGACGAAAATAACTTTCGCCTTACCTTCCGCGAACCTAGCGCACCCAATGCGGATGACTATCTGGCCGCTCAGAAAATTGATGCCTATTATGGTGAATTCGACGCGATATTCGATAATACCTGGCGTGTAAGTGGTGGTGTCCGTTATGAAGACTTTAAACAAGTTTCTCTGGCAACATCGAGCTTAATATTTAGTGAGCAAGACTTAAATAACTACTTTAATCCTGAACGCGTAGTTAATAGCACAATTGCCGAAGACGACCTCTACACAGCCTTATCTCTGACCTACATAGCCAGCGATAATTACCAGCTGCGTTTTGGTTTCGGCGAAACCGTAGTTCGTCCGGATTTGCGTGAAACGGTACCGGTGGCTTACTACGATCCGGTAACGGATATTCGCACCTTCGGAACCGCAGGCTTAGAAAGCAGTGATTTGCGTAACTACGACGCGCGTTTCGAGTATTATGCAGACAATGGTGACAACTACACTGTTGCAGCGTTCTACAAGGACATAGAGAACCCAATTGAGTCAATACTTCAGGTAGGCGATGAAGATTACACCTTAAGTTACGTTAATGGTGAGTCAGCTGAGGTTTATGGTGTTGAGTTTGAGTGGTTGCACGATTTAGGCTACCTGGCGAATGGTTTTTTCACCTCTGGTAACTTAACCTGGAGTGATTCCGAAGCGTCGATTGATCCGGCACTGGCGGGTAACTTAACCAACCGGACTAAACGTATGACAGGTCACTCTGAATACGTTGCCAACTTCCAGTTGAACTACGACTCAGCTAACGGTGAACATGCTACTTCGCTGGTGTATAACGTGTTTGGTGAGCGTATCATAGCGGCTGGTATCGGTGGACGTGAGGATGCATTTGAGCAACCGTTCCACTCTCTGGACTTGGTTTACAACTATTATCCGAGCTTTAATTCTAAAATCGGCTTCAAGGTGAAAAACATTCTTGGAGAAGATCAGGAAGTGACTCAGTCGGATATTCTGGTTCGTAGCAAAGAAGTGGGAACCGAAATTAGCTTAAGTTACAGCTACGAGTTCTGA